The Henckelia pumila isolate YLH828 unplaced genomic scaffold, ASM3356847v2 CTG_461:::fragment_3, whole genome shotgun sequence genome window below encodes:
- the LOC140872201 gene encoding GCN5-related N-acetyltransferase 5, chloroplastic: protein MATTLSVPIPLNSQTSRHLRRYLHNPSAANLNYPKQPFRTFPNYSRCNISLPLSVSNSSSSSPSPAAATVQNPLRTGRFLTNKELECLEFLGNYNYHRQLDSGFLWVREMREEEMDMTATLLSESFAESMLIPNGYAKLLEFLVKNYLIERREMMPHCATLLGVYRENGEEDFELAGTVELIFDKKGYNANPPTPTPPKNSPYICNMAVRNPLRRRGIGWHLLKAGEELISKLSSSMEVYLHCRIIDEAPFNMYTKAGYGVVKTDSILTLLTLQRRKHLMRKDLPVLEDASALDIPKEELS, encoded by the exons ATGGCAACTACACTTTCTGTTCCAATTCCTCTCAACTCCCAAACCAGCCGCCATCTCCGCCGCTACCTCCACAACCCCTCCGCCGCAAATCTCAATTATCCAAAACAACCTTTTCGAACCTTCCCCAATTACAGCCGCTGCAATATCTCGCTACCCCTCTCAGTATCcaactcttcttcttcctctccaTCTCCTGCTGCTGCAACGGTCCAAAACCCACTTCGAACTGGTCGTTTCCTGACGAATAAAGAGCTCGAATGTCTCGAATTTCTCGGAAATTACAACTACCATCGGCAATTGGATTCTGGGTTTCTTTGGGTTCGTGAAATGAGGGAAGAAGAGATGGACATGACTGCGACTTTGTTGTCCGAGTCTTTTGCTGAATCGATGCTGATTCCTAACGGGTACGCGAAATTGCTTGAATTTTTGGTGAAGAATTACTTGATTGAGAGGAGGGAGATGATGCCTCACTGCGCAACGCTTCTCGGAGTTTATAGGGAAAATGGGGAAGAAGATTTTGAACTGGCTGGGACTGtggaattgatatttgataaaaaggGATATAATGCTAATCCTCCTACGCCTACTCCTCCCAAGAACTCGCCATATATTTGTAATATGGCAGTCAGGAATCCGCTTCGAAG GAGAGGCATTGGTTGGCATCTTTTGAAAGCCGGGGAGGAACTTATTTCGAAATTGAGTTCCTCGATGGAGGTCTATCTACATTGCAGGATTATTGATGAAGCTCCATTCAACATGTATACTAAAGCAGGTTACGGAGTCGTTAAGACAGACAGCATACTCACCTTGTTGACATTGCAGAGGCGTAAGCATTTAATGCGCAAGGACCTTCCTGTCCTCGAGGACGCCTCCGCATTGGATATTCCTAAAGAGGAGCTTAGTTGA
- the LOC140871872 gene encoding uncharacterized protein, whose protein sequence is MASRMGGNVLVFLFTVVLLFGGVCSVSLTASPARIVNGFFSNAFSMAMKRVLSLKVTTKAAISGRPMMKFESGYNVETVFDGSKLGIEPYAVEALPDGDLLILDSANSNLYKISSSLSLYSRPKLVSGSADGYYGHVDGKFREAKMNHPKGLTVDDRGNIYVADTDNMAIRKISDTGVTTIAGGKRGRGGGHVDGPSEDAKFSNDFDVIYIGSSCSLLVIDRGNKAIREIQLHFDDCAYQYGSGFPIGIAVLVAAGFFGYMLALLQQRVGSIVSSQDEIVEANVSPNTYQKPMKSMKRPPLIPTEDEQEKQEESFLGSVGRLVAQTGASAAEIMGGVFTVFHKKPSKHQSQNPYHQHQKYSNSWPLQESFVIPDEDEPPAIETRTPTPRKTYAFMSKDSEKMQQLRQSRAFYSGWDGDQQQQQQTKKQQYHHQYRSSAPQTYYEQSSENTNEIVFGAVQEQDKQRENMVIKPLNHGFPVYDHRNIHSRVSHGYGH, encoded by the exons ATGGCTTCTAGGATGGGGGGAAACGTTCTGGTTTTTCTCTTCACTGTTGTTCTCCTTTTTGGTGGTGTGTGCTCTGTTTCACTTACTGCCTCGCCTGCCA GGATTGTTAATGGGTTTTTCTCAAATGCATTTTCCATGGCGATGAAACGGGTTTTATCACTCAAGGTCACCACCAAAGCAG CGATATCAGGACGCCCAATGATGAAATTTGAGAGTGGGTATAATGTGGAGACTGTCTTTGATGGTAGCAAGCTTGGCATTGAGCCGTATGCTGTTGAAGCATTACCTGATGGGGACCTTCTGATTTTAGATTCAGCTAATAGCAATCTTTATAAGATTTCCTCCTCTTTGTCCCTTT ACAGCCGACCAAAGTTGGTTTCAGGGTCTGCTGATGGATACTATGGACATGTGGATGGAAAATTTAGGGAAGCAAAGATGAATCATCCAAAAGGTCTCACAGTTGATGACAGAGGAAACATTTATGTTGCGGACACGGACAATATGGCAATCAGAAAGATTAGTGATACAG GGGTCACAACCATTGCCGGAGGCAAACGGGGCCGTGGTGGCGGACATGTAGATGGACCAAGTGAAGAtgcaaaattttcaaatgattttgatGTGATCTATATTGGGAGCAGTTGCTCTCTTCTCGTTATTGACCGTGGAAACAAGGCAATTCGTGAAATACAACTCCATTTTGATGATTGTGCCTATCAGTATGGAAGTGGTTTCCCCATAG GCATTGCAGTGCTTGTAGCAGCTGGATTCTTTGGTTATATGTTAGCCTTGCTTCAACAAAGGGTTGGTTCGATTGTTTCTTCTCAAGAC GAAATTGTGGAAGCAAATGTTTCTCCCAATACATATCAGAAGCCAATGAAATCTATGAAACGGCCTCCGCTAATTCCAACAGAAGATGAGCAAGAAAAGCAAGAAGAAAGCTTTCTAGGATCAGTTGGGAGATTGGTTGCCCAAACTGGAGCGTCTGCCGCAGAAATAATGGGAGGAGTGTTCACTGTGTTCCACAAGAAGCCATCGAAACATCAAAGCCAGAATCCGTATCACCAACATCAAAAGTATTCAAATTCTTGGCCCTTGCAAGAGAGCTTTGTTATTCCAGATGAGGATGAGCCTCCTGCTATTGAAACTCGAACCCCTACTCCTCGGAAAACCTATGCCTTCATGTCCAAAGATTCTGAGAAAATGCAACAGCTTCGACAAAGTCGTGCTTTCTATAGTGGGTGGGACGGAGaccagcagcagcagcagcaaacAAAGAAGCAGCAATATCACCATCAATACCGTTCCTCTGCCCCACAAACTTACTATGAACAGAGCTCTGAGAACACCAATGAGATAGTTTTTGGAGCAGTGCAAGAGCAAGATAAACAGCGAGAAAACATGGTAATCAAGCCTCTCAACCATGGTTTTCCTGTTTATGATCATCGTAACATTCATTCTCGAGTCAGCCATGGGTATGGACATTGA